In Oryza brachyantha chromosome 1, ObraRS2, whole genome shotgun sequence, the following are encoded in one genomic region:
- the LOC102705490 gene encoding protein SRC2-like: MAYRVLELTLVSASDLKKVTLFSRMRVYAVACISGSNVPMPMHGTHADRRGGRSPSWNTVLHLPIPAHGADTRGLALHVQLRCNRAFGGHRDVGDVFVPLDDLLAGAQGGGGAEPKSASYQVRRPMSGRPHGVLYFCYRITDVKPALEAVDAASAASTTEAQYAMYVPDSEKAMEKSMTPVTAYPPPNAAAAAYPPVAPYGAPYGGGYPPQQPYGYPAPPPPYAYSAAPPPAATYGYAGPPQQQPARQKGGSMGMGLGLGLLGGAVGGMMVGEMVGDMEADAAYDAGFNDALEF, from the coding sequence ATGGCGTACCGGGTGCTGGAGCTGACGCTCGTCTCCGCGAGCGACCTCAAGAAGGTGACCCTCTTCTCCCGCATGCGCGTCTACGCCGTCGCCTGCATCTCCGGCAGCAACGTCCCCATGCCCATGCACGGCACCCATGCCGACCGCAGGGGCGGCCGCAGCCCCTCCTGGAACACCGTGCTCCACCTCCCCATCCCCGCCCACGGCGCCGACACGCGTGGCCTCGCCCTCCACGTGCAGCTCCGCTGCAACCGCGCCTTCGGCGGCCACCGCGACGTCGGGGACGTGTTCGTGCCCCTCGACgatctcctcgccggcgcgcaaggcggcggcggcgccgagccgAAGTCCGCGAGCTACCAGGTGCGCCGTCCCATGTCCGGCCGCCCGCACGGCGTGCTCTACTTCTGCTACAGGATCACCGACGTCAAGCCCGCCCTCGAAGCAGTCGACGCCGCGAGCGCGGCATCCACCACGGAAGCGCAGTACGCCATGTACGTGCCAGACTCAGAAAAGGCGATGGAGAAGAGCATGACGCCGGTCACCGCCTACCCGCCGCCgaacgccgcggcggcagcgtaCCCGCCGGTGGCTCCGTACGGCGCGCCGTACGGGGGAGGGTACCCACCACAGCAGCCGTACGGCTACCCGGCTCCGCCACCACCGTACGCGTACAGCGCGgccccaccgccggcggcgacgtacGGCTACGCGGGGCCGCCGCAGCAACAGCCGGCGAGGCAGAAAGGTGGGAGCATGGGCATGGGCCTCGGCCTGGGgctcctcggcggcgcggtcgGCGGGATGATGGTTGGGGAAATGGTCGGCGACATGGAGGCCGACGCGGCCTACGACGCCGGGTTCAATGATGCACTGGAGTTTTAG
- the LOC102721401 gene encoding probable potassium transporter 3, whose translation MPPADCESGLSAAGGAADGNPGHWRKYYRQLLVLAYQSCGVVYGDLSTSPLYVYKSTFITGSLRRFADEEIVFGVFSLVFWTLTLIPLLKYVFIVLAADDNGEGGTFALYSLLVRHAKFSLMPNQEAADEELTSYYRPGYAPQETPILTALRSFLENHRKSRTFLLVTVLFGASLVIGDGVLTPAMSVLSSFSGLQVHSSKLTNGEVLLLSCTVLVCLFTLQHWGTHRVAFLFAPVVIAWLLLLAALGVYNVVVWNPRVLRAFSPYYLLRFFQRTGRDGWISLGGILLSMTGTEAMYADLGHFTAASIRVAFVGLIYPCLVLQYMGQAAFLSKSPNCDIRFIFFESIPTRIFWPVLVIATMAAIVGSQAVISATFSIVRQCTALGCFPRVKIVHTSRRIHGQIYSPEINWILMVLCIAVTVGLRDTTLIGNAYGMACAAVMLVTTLLMALVIVFVWQYSCLVAALFLAAFGVVEAVYLSAALMKVPQGGWLPLALSLAFVAVMYVWHYGTRRKHQFDVENKVSLKWIHALGPSLGIVRVPGIGIIYSELATGVPAIFSHFVTNLPAFHQVLVFICVKAVPVPHVRVEERHLVGRIGPREFRMYRCVVRHGYKDVLGEDTDFENDLVLRIAEFVQMEAAGDQRCSSDDGGSVEGRMAVVPRPSDLARTGLLMREPGEEESVVARAATAARPESLHSMHEAESPGFANRRRVRFEVADEHTDPRVKEELSALVEAKHAGVAYIMGHSYIKARKSSSVFKKFAVNVAYAFLRKNCRGPAVALNIPHISLIEVGMIYYV comes from the exons ATGCCGCCGGCCGACTGCGAAAGCGGTCTctcggcggctggcggcgccgccgacggcaaCCCG GGTCACTGGAGAAAGTACTACAGGCAGTTGCTGGTGCTGGCGTACCAGAGCTGCGGCGTGGTGTACGGCGACCTGAGCACGTCGCCGCTGTACGTGTACAAGAGCACCTTCATCACCGGCTCGCTCCGGCGgttcgccgacgaggagatcgtgTTCGGCGTGTTCTCCCTCGTGTTCTGGACGCTCACCCTGATCCCGCTCCTCAAGTACGTCTTCAtcgtgctcgccgccgacgacaacggcgagggcggcaccTTCGCGCTCTACTCGCTGCTGGTGCGCCACGCCAAGTTCAGCCTGATGCCCAACCAGgaggccgccgacgaggagctgACGTCCTACTACCGCCCCGGCTACGCCCCGCAGGAGACGCCCATCCTCACCGCGCTCCGCAGTTTCCTCGAGAACCACCGCAAGTCCCGCACCTTCCTCCTCGTCACCGTCCTCTTCGGTGCCTCCCTCGtcatcggcgacggcgtcctcACGCCGGCCATGTCCG TGCTGTCGTCGTTCTCGGGGCTGCAGGTGCACTCGAGCAAGCTGACGAACGGGgaggtgctgctgctgtcgtGCACGGTGCTGGTGTGCCTGTTCACGCTGCAGCACTGGGGGACGCACCGGGTGGCGTTCCTGTTCGCGCCGGTGGTGATCGCGTGGCTGCTCCTGCTCGCCGCGCTCGGCGTCTACAACGTGGTGGTGTGGAACCCCAGGGTGCTGCGCGCGTTCTCCCCCTACTACCTCCTCCGCTTCTTCCAGCGCACCGGCCGCGACGGCTGGATCTCCCTCGGCGGAATCCTCCTCTCCATGACAG GGACTGAGGCCATGTATGCGGATCTTGGCCACTTCACCGCTGCATCCATAAGG GTTGCGTTCGTGGGGCTGATCTACCCCTGCTTGGTGCTGCAGTACATGGGGCAGGCGGCCTTCCTGTCCAAATCCCCCAACTGCGACATCCGCTTCATCTTCTTCGAGTCCATCCCTA CGAGGATCTTCTGGCCGGTGCTGGTGATCGCGACGATGGCGGCCATCGTGGGGAGCCAGGCGGTGATCTCGGCGACCTTCTCCATCGTGCGGCAGTGCACGGCGCTGGGGTGCTTCCCGCGCGTGAAGATCGTGCACACGTCGCGGCGGATCCACGGGCAGATCTACAGCCCGGAGATCAACTGGATCCTGATGGTGCTCTGCATCGCGGTCACCGTCGGCCTCCGCGACACCACCCTCATCGGCAACGCCTACGGGATGGCGTGCGCGGCGGTGATGCTGGTGACCACGCTGCTCATGGCGTTGGTCATCGTCTTCGTGTGGCAGTACAGCTGCCTGGTGGCGGCGCTCTTCCTGGCGGCGTTCGGCGTCGTGGAGGCGGTGTACCTGTCGGCGGCGCTGATGAAGGTGCCGCAGGGCGGGTGGCTGCCGCTGGCGCTGTCGCTGGCGTTCGTCGCCGTCATGTACGTGTGGCACTACGGCACGCGGCGGAAGCACCAGTTCGACGTGGAGAACAAGGTGTCGCTCAAGTGGATCCACGCGCTCGGCCCCAGCCTGGGGATCGTGCGCGTCCCCGGGATCGGCATCATCTACAGCGAGCTGGCCACCGGCGTTCCGGCCATCTTCTCGCACTTCGTCACCAACCTGCCGGCCTTCCACCAGGTGCTCGTCTTCATCTGCGTCAAGGCCGTGCCGGTGCCGCACGTCCGCGTCGAGGAGCGCCACCTCGTCGGCCGCATCGGCCCGCGGGAGTTCCGCATGTACCGCTGTGTGGTGCGCCACGGCTACAAGGACGTGCTCGGCGAGGACaccgacttcgagaacgaccTCGTGCTGCGGATCGCCGAGTTCGTGCAGAtggaggccgccggcgaccagcGCTGCAGCAGCGACGACGGGGGCTCCGTGGAGGGCCGCATGGCCGTGGTCCCGCGGCCCAGCGACCTCGCCAGGACGGGGCTCCTCATGCGGGagccgggggaggaggagagcgtggtggcgcgcgccgccaccgcggccaGGCCGGAGTCGCTCCACTCGATGCACGAGGCGGAGTCCCCGGGGTTCGCGAACCGGCGGCGCGTGCGGTTCGAGGTGGCCGACGAGCACACGGACCCGAGGGTGAAGGAGGAGCTGAGCGCGCTGGTGGAGGCCAAgcacgccggcgtcgcctACATCATGGGGCATTCGTACATCAAGGCCAGGAAGAGCTCGTCGGTGTTCAAGAAGTTCGCCGTCAACGTCGCCTACGCCTTCCTCCGCAAGAACTGCAGAGgccccgccgtcgcgctcAACATCCCGCACATCAGCCTCATCGAAGTCGGCATGATCTACTACGTCTAG